In a genomic window of Pseudomonas putida:
- a CDS encoding aldehyde dehydrogenase has translation MTLARFQMCIGGEWVDALSGKTFQSLNPALAEAWAELPDADEADVERAVQAAQTAFDSPAWRGLTATARGKLLRRLGDLIAENKEQLAQLESRDNGKLIRETRGQVGYLPEFFHYTAGLADKLEGGTLPLDKPDLFAYTVHEAMGVVAAIIPWNSPLYLTAIKLAPALAAGNTIVIKPSEHASATILELARLALEAGIPPGVVNVVTGYGPSTGAALTRHPLVRKIAFTGGAATARHVVRSSAENFAKLSLELGGKSPNIIFADADLDSAINGAIAGIYAASGQSCVSGSRLLVQDEIYDEFVSRLVERAQRIRIGNPSDDSSEMGPMATAQQLAVVEGLVADAIAEGARLRIGGKRPTGVGDGWFYEPTLFECDRNSMKIMQEEVFGPVASVIRFKDEAEALAIANDSQFGLAAGIWTRDLGRAHRLARDVRSGIIWVNTYRAVSAMAPIGGFKNSGYGRESGIDSVLAYTELKTVWINLSQAPMPDPFVMR, from the coding sequence ATGACACTCGCACGTTTCCAGATGTGCATCGGCGGCGAATGGGTCGATGCCCTCTCCGGCAAGACATTCCAAAGCCTGAACCCTGCCCTGGCCGAAGCCTGGGCCGAACTGCCCGATGCCGACGAAGCCGATGTCGAGCGCGCCGTGCAGGCGGCGCAGACGGCCTTCGACAGCCCGGCCTGGCGCGGCCTGACCGCCACCGCGCGTGGCAAGTTGCTGCGGCGCCTGGGTGACCTGATCGCCGAAAACAAGGAACAACTGGCGCAGCTGGAAAGCCGCGACAACGGCAAGCTGATTCGCGAGACTCGCGGCCAGGTCGGTTATCTGCCGGAGTTTTTCCACTACACCGCAGGCCTTGCCGACAAGCTCGAAGGCGGCACCCTGCCCCTGGACAAGCCGGACCTCTTTGCCTACACCGTGCACGAAGCCATGGGCGTGGTGGCGGCGATCATTCCGTGGAACAGCCCGCTATACCTGACCGCGATCAAACTGGCGCCCGCCCTGGCGGCGGGCAACACCATCGTGATCAAGCCCTCCGAACACGCTTCGGCGACCATTCTGGAATTGGCACGCCTGGCACTTGAGGCCGGGATTCCGCCGGGTGTGGTCAACGTTGTCACCGGCTACGGCCCGAGCACCGGCGCCGCCCTGACCCGTCACCCGCTGGTACGCAAGATCGCCTTCACCGGCGGTGCGGCCACGGCGCGCCATGTGGTGCGCAGCAGCGCCGAGAACTTCGCCAAGCTGTCGCTGGAACTGGGCGGCAAGTCGCCGAACATCATCTTCGCCGACGCCGACCTCGACAGCGCGATCAACGGCGCCATCGCCGGCATCTATGCCGCCTCCGGGCAGAGCTGCGTGTCCGGTTCGCGCCTGCTGGTGCAGGACGAGATCTACGATGAATTCGTCAGCCGCCTGGTGGAACGCGCCCAACGCATTCGCATCGGCAACCCTTCGGATGACAGCAGCGAAATGGGCCCGATGGCCACCGCGCAGCAACTGGCCGTAGTCGAAGGCCTGGTAGCCGACGCCATCGCCGAAGGTGCGCGCCTGCGCATCGGCGGCAAGCGCCCGACGGGGGTGGGCGACGGCTGGTTCTATGAGCCGACCCTGTTCGAGTGCGACCGCAACTCGATGAAGATCATGCAGGAAGAAGTGTTCGGTCCGGTGGCGTCGGTCATTCGTTTCAAGGACGAAGCCGAAGCGCTGGCGATCGCCAACGACTCGCAGTTCGGCCTCGCCGCCGGCATCTGGACTCGCGATCTGGGCCGCGCCCACCGGCTGGCCCGGGATGTGCGTTCGGGGATCATCTGGGTCAACACCTATCGCGCGGTCTCGGCCATGGCGCCGATCGGCGGCTTCAAGAACAGCGGCTATGGACGCGAAAGCGGCATCGATTCGGTGCTGGCCTACACCGAGCTGAAAACGGTGTGGATCAACCTGTCCCAGGCGCCCATGCCTGACCCCTTTGTGATGCGCTAG
- a CDS encoding flavin reductase family protein: protein MIEPGIYKDVMGSFPSGVTVVTTLDPLGGIVGITASAFSALSIDPALVLFCPNYASDTYPVLRDSQQFAIHLLSADQTAEAYAFAGKGKDKAKGIDWHLSDLGNPILSKATAIIECELWREYDGGDHAIIVGAVKNLILPAQPVTPMIYHKGKLGPLPTLA from the coding sequence ATGATTGAACCCGGCATTTACAAAGACGTCATGGGCTCGTTCCCGTCCGGCGTCACGGTGGTCACCACCCTCGACCCGCTCGGCGGCATCGTCGGCATCACCGCCAGCGCCTTCAGTGCGCTATCGATCGATCCGGCACTGGTGCTGTTCTGCCCCAACTACGCCTCCGACACCTACCCGGTGCTGCGCGACAGCCAGCAGTTCGCGATCCACCTGCTGTCCGCCGACCAGACGGCCGAGGCCTACGCCTTTGCCGGCAAGGGCAAAGACAAGGCCAAGGGCATCGACTGGCATCTGAGCGATCTGGGCAACCCGATCCTGAGCAAGGCCACGGCGATCATCGAGTGCGAACTGTGGCGCGAATACGATGGTGGTGATCACGCGATCATCGTTGGTGCGGTGAAGAACCTGATTTTGCCTGCGCAGCCGGTGACGCCGATGATCTACCACAAGGGCAAGCTGGGGCCGTTGCCGACCCTGGCTTGA
- a CDS encoding carboxymuconolactone decarboxylase family protein has protein sequence MSNEKYEKGLQIRTRVLGEDYVQRSIQNADDFTRPLQEMVTEYCWGHVWGREGLSLKERSMINLAMISALNRPHELKLHVRGALRNGLSREQIREILLQVGIYCGVPAAVDSFRLAREAFAEADAEASS, from the coding sequence ATGAGCAATGAGAAGTACGAAAAAGGCCTGCAGATCCGCACCCGGGTGCTCGGCGAAGACTATGTGCAGCGCTCGATCCAGAACGCCGACGACTTCACCCGCCCCCTGCAGGAGATGGTCACCGAATACTGCTGGGGTCATGTCTGGGGTCGCGAGGGTTTGTCGCTCAAGGAACGCAGCATGATCAACCTGGCGATGATCTCGGCGCTCAACCGTCCGCACGAACTCAAGCTGCATGTGCGCGGCGCCTTGCGTAACGGCTTGAGTCGTGAGCAAATACGCGAAATTCTGCTTCAGGTCGGCATTTATTGCGGCGTTCCGGCGGCCGTGGACAGTTTCCGGCTGGCCCGTGAAGCCTTCGCCGAAGCCGACGCCGAGGCCTCAAGTTAA
- a CDS encoding GntR family transcriptional regulator, with the protein MKRLPLDDSFKVNRNPVTLREIVLDKLRSAIMNFQLLPGDRLVERDLCDRLGVSRTSVREALRHLESEGLVEFADAKGPRVAIITLADAVDIYELRCVLEGLIVQLFTLRAKAKDIKALEKALEENRQALKEGELQQVIDSVQGFYDVLLEGSGNHVAATQLRQLQARISYLRATSVSQENRRGASNQEMERMVEAIKSGDPLAAHQACVDHVRAAAAVALEYLKRKQEETGAIPEITLPIALKEPRIGR; encoded by the coding sequence ATGAAACGCCTGCCACTCGACGACAGCTTCAAGGTCAACCGCAACCCCGTTACCCTGCGCGAAATCGTGCTGGATAAGCTGCGCAGCGCCATCATGAACTTCCAGCTTCTGCCGGGAGACCGTCTGGTCGAACGCGATCTGTGCGATCGCCTTGGGGTGAGCCGCACCTCGGTACGCGAAGCCTTGCGTCACCTGGAGTCCGAAGGGCTGGTGGAATTCGCTGACGCCAAGGGCCCGCGCGTGGCCATCATCACCCTGGCCGATGCCGTCGATATCTACGAACTGCGTTGTGTGCTCGAAGGCCTGATCGTCCAGCTGTTCACCCTGCGGGCCAAGGCCAAGGACATCAAGGCCCTGGAAAAAGCCCTGGAGGAAAACCGCCAGGCGCTGAAGGAAGGTGAACTGCAACAGGTCATCGATTCGGTGCAGGGTTTCTACGACGTCCTGCTCGAAGGCTCAGGCAACCACGTTGCGGCCACTCAGTTGCGCCAGTTGCAGGCGCGCATCAGTTACCTGCGCGCGACCTCGGTGTCCCAGGAAAACCGCCGTGGCGCCAGCAACCAGGAAATGGAACGCATGGTCGAGGCGATCAAGAGCGGCGACCCGTTGGCCGCCCATCAGGCTTGTGTCGATCACGTGCGCGCCGCTGCCGCCGTCGCCCTCGAATACCTCAAGCGCAAACAGGAAGAGACCGGGGCAATTCCCGAAATCACCCTGCCGATCGCGCTCAAAGAACCTCGCATAGGTCGCTGA
- a CDS encoding NUDIX hydrolase: MFSPSFCPKCGAGGLTSQVPPGDTHERLMCSGCGYIHYVNPKIIAGCIIEQDGKYLLCQRAIPPRPGTWTLPAGFMEAGETTEQAALREVWEESGVRGEILSPYSIFSVPQISEVYIIFRAIALEITGQHGPETLDYKFFAPEEIPWDSIYYPAIRQILERYIEERQAGVYGIYIGNDDSGKVHFIR, encoded by the coding sequence ATGTTCAGCCCGAGCTTTTGTCCGAAATGCGGCGCCGGTGGCCTCACGTCACAGGTGCCGCCGGGCGATACGCACGAGCGCCTGATGTGCAGCGGCTGCGGCTACATCCACTACGTCAACCCGAAAATCATCGCCGGCTGCATCATCGAGCAGGACGGCAAATACCTGCTGTGCCAACGGGCGATCCCGCCGCGTCCCGGCACCTGGACCTTGCCGGCGGGCTTCATGGAAGCCGGCGAGACCACCGAGCAGGCGGCCTTGCGCGAGGTCTGGGAAGAAAGTGGCGTGCGCGGGGAAATCCTCTCGCCCTACTCGATCTTCAGCGTGCCGCAGATCAGCGAGGTGTACATCATCTTCCGCGCCATCGCCCTGGAGATCACCGGCCAGCACGGGCCGGAGACCCTGGACTACAAATTCTTCGCGCCCGAGGAGATTCCCTGGGACAGCATCTACTACCCGGCGATCCGGCAGATTCTCGAGCGTTATATCGAGGAGCGGCAGGCTGGGGTCTACGGCATTTACATCGGCAACGATGACAGTGGCAAGGTTCACTTCATCCGCTGA
- a CDS encoding DUF1330 domain-containing protein produces the protein MKAYWIAHVEVTDPDQYSQYTQRAPQAFALYGGRMLARGGRCEVLEGQGAQRNVVIEFDSYEQALACYRSPEYQEAKRHREGAGRAEIVIVEGVN, from the coding sequence ATGAAGGCGTACTGGATAGCTCACGTGGAAGTCACCGACCCTGATCAATACAGCCAATACACCCAGCGGGCCCCGCAGGCCTTCGCCCTGTACGGCGGGCGCATGCTGGCCCGTGGCGGGCGCTGCGAAGTGCTGGAAGGGCAAGGGGCGCAGCGTAATGTGGTGATCGAGTTCGACTCGTATGAGCAGGCGCTGGCGTGTTATCGCTCGCCGGAGTATCAGGAGGCGAAGCGGCACCGTGAGGGGGCGGGAAGGGCGGAGATCGTTATCGTGGAAGGCGTGAACTGA
- the ribBA gene encoding bifunctional 3,4-dihydroxy-2-butanone-4-phosphate synthase/GTP cyclohydrolase II has translation MAFNTIEEIIEDYRLGKMVLLVDDEDRENEGDLLLAADRCSAQAISFMAREARGLICLTLTDEHCQRLGLEQMVPSNGSVFSTAFTVSIEAATGVTTGISAADRARTVAAAVAPGASAADIVQPGHIFPLRAREGGVLTRAGHTEAGCDLARLAGFTPASVIVEVMNDDGTMARRPDLEVFAQKHGIKIGTIADLIHYRLSNEHTVERIGERELPTVHGTFRLITFEDRIEGGVHMAMVMGELRREEPTLVRVHVIDPLRDLVGAEYSGPSNWTLWAALQRVAEEGRGVVVVLANHESSQALLERVPQLTQSPRQFSRSQSRIYSEVGTGAQILQNLGVGKLRHLGPPLKYAGLTGYDLEVVESIPFTG, from the coding sequence ATGGCCTTCAACACGATCGAAGAAATCATCGAAGATTATCGCCTCGGCAAAATGGTACTGCTGGTGGATGACGAGGACCGCGAAAACGAAGGCGATCTGCTGCTGGCGGCCGACCGTTGCAGCGCGCAAGCCATCAGCTTCATGGCCCGCGAGGCACGTGGCCTAATCTGCCTGACCCTGACTGACGAGCATTGCCAGCGCCTGGGCCTGGAGCAGATGGTCCCCAGCAACGGCAGCGTGTTCAGCACCGCGTTCACCGTCTCCATCGAAGCTGCCACCGGCGTGACCACCGGCATTTCCGCCGCCGACCGCGCGCGCACCGTGGCGGCGGCCGTCGCCCCGGGCGCCAGCGCCGCCGATATCGTCCAGCCCGGCCACATCTTCCCCTTGCGTGCCCGCGAAGGCGGCGTGCTGACCCGCGCCGGGCATACCGAAGCCGGTTGCGACCTGGCGCGCCTGGCCGGCTTCACCCCGGCGTCGGTGATCGTCGAGGTGATGAACGATGACGGCACCATGGCCCGCCGCCCGGACCTGGAAGTGTTCGCGCAAAAGCACGGGATCAAGATCGGTACCATCGCCGACCTGATCCACTACCGCCTGAGCAACGAGCACACGGTCGAGCGCATCGGCGAGCGTGAACTGCCCACCGTGCACGGCACCTTTCGTCTGATCACCTTTGAGGATCGCATCGAAGGCGGTGTCCACATGGCCATGGTCATGGGCGAACTGCGCCGCGAAGAACCGACGCTGGTGCGGGTGCATGTGATCGACCCGCTGCGCGATCTGGTCGGTGCCGAATACAGCGGTCCGTCCAACTGGACCCTGTGGGCTGCGCTGCAACGGGTGGCCGAGGAAGGACGCGGCGTGGTGGTGGTACTGGCCAACCATGAATCGTCCCAGGCGCTGCTCGAACGCGTGCCGCAATTGACCCAGTCGCCCCGGCAGTTCAGCCGCTCGCAGTCGCGGATCTATTCGGAAGTGGGCACCGGCGCGCAAATCCTGCAGAACCTGGGCGTGGGCAAGCTGCGGCACTTGGGCCCGCCGCTCAAATATGCTGGGTTGACCGGGTATGACCTGGAGGTGGTGGAGAGTATTCCTTTCACCGGGTAA
- a CDS encoding ABC transporter substrate-binding protein, with protein MVLNKGVTAVLFAGLLSVTSQALMAAESVNFVSWGGTTQDAQKQAWADPFSKASGITVVQDGPTDYGKLKAMVESGNVQWDVVDVEADFALRAASEGLLEPLDFKVIERDKIDPRFVSDHGVGSFFFSFVLGYNEGKLGAAKPQDWTALFDTKTYPGKRALYKWPSPGVLELALLADGVPADKLYPLDLDRAFKKLDTIKKDIVWWGGGAQSQQLLASGEASLGQFWNGRIHALQEDGAPVGVSWKQNLVMADILVIPKGSKNKDAAMKFLANASSAKGQADFSNLTAYAPVNVDSVARLDSVLAPNLPTAYAKDQITLDFAYWAKNGPAIATRWNEWLVK; from the coding sequence ATGGTGTTGAACAAAGGTGTCACCGCAGTGCTGTTCGCGGGTCTGCTGAGCGTGACCAGCCAGGCATTGATGGCGGCTGAAAGCGTCAACTTCGTCAGCTGGGGCGGTACCACCCAGGATGCGCAGAAGCAGGCCTGGGCCGATCCGTTCAGCAAGGCCAGCGGCATCACCGTGGTTCAGGATGGCCCCACCGACTACGGCAAGCTCAAGGCCATGGTCGAAAGCGGCAACGTGCAGTGGGACGTGGTCGACGTCGAAGCCGATTTCGCCTTGCGCGCCGCCTCTGAAGGCTTGCTCGAACCGCTGGATTTCAAAGTGATCGAGCGCGACAAGATCGACCCGCGTTTTGTCAGCGATCACGGCGTCGGCTCGTTCTTCTTCTCCTTCGTCCTCGGCTACAACGAGGGCAAGCTCGGCGCCGCCAAGCCGCAGGACTGGACCGCGCTGTTCGACACCAAGACTTACCCCGGCAAACGCGCCCTCTACAAATGGCCAAGCCCTGGCGTACTCGAACTGGCCCTGCTGGCCGACGGCGTACCCGCCGACAAGCTCTACCCGCTGGACCTGGACCGCGCCTTCAAGAAACTCGACACCATCAAGAAAGACATCGTCTGGTGGGGCGGCGGTGCCCAGTCGCAACAGCTGCTGGCCTCCGGCGAAGCCAGCCTGGGCCAGTTCTGGAACGGCCGGATTCACGCCCTGCAGGAAGACGGCGCCCCCGTCGGCGTCAGCTGGAAACAGAATCTGGTGATGGCCGACATTCTGGTCATCCCTAAAGGCTCGAAGAACAAGGACGCGGCGATGAAGTTCCTGGCCAATGCCAGCAGCGCCAAGGGACAGGCCGACTTCTCCAACCTGACCGCCTACGCCCCGGTCAACGTCGACAGCGTGGCGCGCCTGGATTCGGTGCTGGCCCCTAACCTGCCGACGGCCTACGCCAAGGACCAAATCACTCTCGACTTCGCGTACTGGGCCAAGAACGGTCCGGCCATCGCGACACGGTGGAACGAATGGCTGGTCAAATGA
- a CDS encoding ABC transporter permease produces the protein MKMMATATRQSTSVGSASGAAGKAAAMTQTPTLAQRWRGSSNLIPALLFLGLFFLAPLIGLLLRGVLEPTPGLGNYEQLFANSAYARVLLNTFSVAGLVTIFSLLLGFPLAWAITLVPRGWGRWILNIVLLSMWTSLLARTYSWLVLLQASGVINKALMAMGIIDQPLEMVHNLTGVVIGMSYIMIPFIVLPLQATMQAIDPMILQAGSICGASPWTNFFRVFLPLCRPGLFSGGLMVFVMSLGYYVTPALLGGAQNMMLPEFIIQQVQSFLNWGLASAGAALLIVITLVLFYFYLKLQPESPVGASNAR, from the coding sequence ATGAAAATGATGGCGACCGCAACCCGCCAATCCACGTCCGTCGGGAGCGCCTCCGGCGCTGCCGGCAAGGCCGCTGCGATGACGCAAACCCCGACTTTGGCACAACGCTGGCGCGGCTCGAGCAACCTCATCCCCGCCCTGCTGTTCCTCGGCCTGTTTTTCCTCGCGCCGCTGATCGGCCTGCTGCTGCGCGGCGTGCTGGAACCGACGCCGGGCCTGGGCAACTACGAACAGCTGTTTGCCAACTCGGCGTATGCGCGGGTCCTGCTCAACACCTTCTCGGTGGCCGGCCTGGTGACCATTTTCAGCCTGCTGCTGGGCTTCCCGCTGGCTTGGGCGATCACCCTGGTGCCCCGCGGCTGGGGTCGCTGGATCCTCAACATCGTGCTGCTGTCGATGTGGACCAGCCTGCTCGCCCGCACCTATTCGTGGCTGGTGCTGCTGCAAGCCTCGGGCGTGATCAACAAGGCGCTGATGGCCATGGGCATCATCGATCAGCCGCTGGAGATGGTGCATAACCTCACCGGCGTGGTGATCGGCATGAGCTACATCATGATCCCGTTCATCGTGTTGCCGTTGCAGGCGACCATGCAGGCCATCGACCCGATGATCCTGCAGGCCGGCTCCATCTGCGGCGCCAGCCCCTGGACCAACTTCTTCCGGGTGTTCCTGCCGCTGTGCCGGCCGGGGCTGTTTTCCGGCGGGCTGATGGTGTTCGTGATGTCCCTCGGTTACTACGTGACCCCGGCGCTGCTGGGCGGCGCGCAGAACATGATGCTGCCCGAGTTCATCATTCAGCAGGTGCAGTCGTTCCTCAACTGGGGCCTGGCCAGCGCCGGCGCCGCGTTGCTGATCGTCATCACGCTGGTGTTGTTCTACTTCTACCTGAAGCTCCAGCCGGAATCCCCGGTTGGCGCCAGCAACGCGAGGTAA
- a CDS encoding ABC transporter permease, which yields MLLTPNAMSRQMRLGLYATTGLIGLFLLLPIVFIVLLSFGSSQWLVFPPPGWTLKWYGQFFSNADWMNAALASLKVAVLTTIFAVALGLPTAFALVRGRFPGREMLYGLFTLPMIVPLVIIAVAVYALFLKLGYTGTMFAFVVSHVIVALPFTIISIINSLKLFDQSIEDAAVICGASRLQAVYKVTFPAIRPGMVAGALFAFLVSWDEVVLSVMMASPTLQTLPVKMWTTLRQDLTPVIAVASTLLIGLSVLVMVIAAALRRRNELNA from the coding sequence ATGCTCCTGACCCCCAATGCCATGAGCCGCCAGATGCGCCTTGGCCTGTATGCGACCACCGGGCTGATCGGGCTGTTCCTGCTGCTGCCGATCGTGTTCATCGTCCTGCTGTCGTTCGGCTCCTCGCAGTGGCTGGTGTTCCCGCCTCCGGGCTGGACGCTGAAATGGTACGGCCAGTTCTTCTCCAACGCCGACTGGATGAACGCGGCCCTGGCCAGCCTCAAGGTCGCGGTGCTGACCACGATCTTCGCCGTGGCCCTGGGCTTGCCCACCGCGTTCGCCCTGGTCCGTGGCCGCTTCCCTGGCCGGGAAATGCTCTACGGCCTGTTCACCCTGCCGATGATCGTGCCGCTGGTGATCATCGCCGTGGCGGTGTACGCACTGTTCCTCAAGCTGGGGTACACCGGGACCATGTTCGCCTTCGTGGTCAGCCATGTGATCGTGGCGCTGCCGTTCACCATTATCTCGATCATCAACTCGCTGAAGCTGTTCGATCAGTCGATCGAGGATGCGGCGGTGATCTGCGGCGCCTCGCGCCTGCAGGCGGTGTACAAGGTGACCTTCCCGGCGATCCGTCCGGGCATGGTGGCCGGCGCCCTCTTCGCCTTCCTCGTCTCGTGGGATGAAGTGGTGCTGAGCGTGATGATGGCCAGCCCGACCCTGCAAACCCTTCCCGTGAAAATGTGGACCACGTTGCGCCAGGACCTGACACCGGTGATCGCCGTCGCCTCGACGCTGCTGATCGGCCTCTCGGTATTGGTCATGGTCATCGCCGCCGCCCTGCGCCGGCGCAACGAACTCAACGCTTGA
- a CDS encoding ABC transporter ATP-binding protein → MSAVIKDAAQPNDKPLVSLCNLNKFYGDFAAVDNISLDIKDGEFLTFLGSSGSGKSTTLSMLAGFETPSSGEILVNGQSLVNVPPHKRDIGMVFQRYSLFPHLSVRDNIAFPLTIRKLDAAERERRVDAMLKLVQLEKFAHRRPSQLSGGQQQRVAIARALVYEPRILLMDEPLGALDKKLREDLQDELRQLHRRLGITIVYVTHDQEEAMRLSQRIAIFSHGKIVGLGSGYDLYQNPPNAFVASFLGNSNFLKLKAQGNAVATFEGQPLSIRLTAGLQTDQDVLLMVRPEKALALSAQQASEEPLAAGWNEVSAKVVEVLFLGESQTCSVVTAGGTSMTVKALSAAGMPLKAGDPVKVRWATADACVYTEWAESDLNKAAGAH, encoded by the coding sequence ATGAGTGCAGTAATCAAAGATGCCGCGCAGCCAAACGACAAGCCCCTGGTGAGCCTGTGCAACCTGAACAAGTTCTACGGCGACTTTGCCGCCGTGGACAACATCTCCCTGGACATCAAGGACGGCGAGTTCCTGACCTTCCTCGGCTCCAGCGGCTCCGGCAAGAGCACCACCCTGTCGATGCTCGCCGGCTTCGAAACCCCGAGCAGCGGCGAGATCCTGGTCAACGGCCAGTCGCTGGTCAACGTGCCGCCGCACAAGCGCGACATCGGCATGGTGTTCCAGCGCTATTCGCTGTTCCCGCATCTGTCGGTGCGCGACAACATCGCGTTTCCGCTGACCATCCGCAAACTCGATGCCGCCGAGCGTGAGCGCCGGGTCGATGCGATGCTCAAGCTGGTGCAGCTGGAAAAATTCGCCCACCGCCGCCCTTCACAACTCTCCGGTGGCCAGCAGCAACGCGTCGCCATCGCCCGGGCGCTGGTCTATGAACCACGCATCCTGCTGATGGACGAACCGCTGGGCGCACTGGACAAAAAACTGCGCGAAGACCTGCAGGATGAATTGCGCCAACTGCATCGACGCCTGGGCATCACCATCGTCTACGTGACCCACGACCAGGAAGAAGCGATGCGCCTGTCCCAGCGCATCGCGATCTTCAGCCACGGCAAGATCGTCGGCCTGGGCAGCGGCTACGACCTGTACCAGAACCCGCCGAACGCCTTTGTCGCGTCGTTCCTGGGCAACTCGAACTTCCTCAAGCTCAAGGCCCAGGGCAATGCGGTGGCGACCTTTGAAGGCCAGCCGCTGTCGATCCGCCTGACCGCCGGCCTGCAAACCGATCAGGATGTGTTGCTGATGGTGCGCCCGGAAAAGGCCCTGGCGTTGAGCGCGCAACAGGCCAGCGAGGAACCGTTGGCCGCTGGCTGGAACGAGGTCTCGGCCAAGGTCGTGGAGGTGTTGTTCCTCGGTGAAAGCCAGACGTGCAGCGTGGTGACGGCGGGCGGTACCTCGATGACCGTCAAGGCGCTTTCAGCCGCCGGCATGCCGCTCAAGGCGGGGGATCCGGTGAAGGTCCGCTGGGCCACGGCCGATGCCTGCGTCTACACCGAATGGGCGGAAAGTGATTTGAACAAGGCCGCTGGCGCCCACTGA
- a CDS encoding NAD(P)/FAD-dependent oxidoreductase: MKQHILVIGAGFGGMWTAISATRLFNIHDHNNTEVAILAPQAELRIRPRFYEPNAHTLAAPIGDLLDAVGAKFIKGSADSIDVANKSVGYTDASGNKQVVIYDKLVLATGSGLALPNTPGVSEHAFDVDQIEQAVRLENHLKSLANQPESKARNTVVVAGGGFTGIETATEMPTRLRAILGDRADINVIVVDRGDKVGGSMGPEIAEKIAEASIETGVKWHLNASVVAVDANGVSLSDGQRIEAKTVVWTTGVRAHSLTEQIPGERDHLGRLHVDDHLKVIGQDDVYATGDVAYAATDDIGNHALMTCQHAIVLGRHAGNNVAAQILGVDPTAYRQPKYVTCLDLGAWGAVYTEGWDRQVKLTKQEGKELKTQINTVWIYPPVADRDVAWAAADPLIPIA; the protein is encoded by the coding sequence ATGAAACAACACATCTTGGTAATCGGCGCAGGTTTCGGTGGCATGTGGACAGCGATCAGCGCAACCCGTCTGTTCAACATTCACGACCACAACAACACCGAAGTCGCGATCCTGGCGCCCCAGGCCGAGCTGCGGATTCGTCCACGCTTCTACGAGCCGAACGCCCACACGCTGGCCGCGCCCATCGGTGATTTGCTCGACGCGGTAGGCGCGAAGTTCATCAAGGGCTCCGCCGACTCCATCGACGTGGCGAACAAAAGCGTCGGCTACACCGATGCTTCGGGTAACAAGCAGGTGGTGATCTACGACAAACTCGTTCTGGCCACCGGCAGCGGCCTGGCACTGCCCAACACCCCGGGTGTGTCTGAACACGCCTTCGACGTCGACCAGATCGAACAGGCCGTGCGCCTGGAGAACCATCTCAAGTCCTTGGCCAACCAGCCGGAAAGTAAGGCGCGCAACACCGTAGTGGTCGCCGGTGGCGGCTTCACCGGGATCGAAACGGCGACTGAAATGCCGACCCGCCTGCGTGCCATCCTCGGTGACCGTGCCGACATCAATGTGATCGTCGTCGATCGCGGCGACAAGGTCGGCGGTTCGATGGGCCCGGAAATCGCCGAAAAAATTGCCGAAGCCAGTATTGAAACCGGTGTGAAGTGGCACCTGAACGCCTCGGTGGTGGCGGTCGATGCCAATGGTGTGAGCCTGTCGGACGGGCAGCGCATCGAAGCCAAGACTGTGGTCTGGACCACCGGCGTGCGCGCCCACTCGCTGACCGAACAGATCCCCGGTGAGCGTGACCACCTCGGCCGCCTGCACGTTGACGACCACCTGAAAGTCATTGGCCAGGATGATGTCTACGCCACCGGCGACGTCGCCTACGCGGCCACCGATGACATCGGCAACCACGCGCTGATGACCTGCCAGCACGCCATCGTGTTGGGTCGTCATGCCGGCAACAACGTCGCGGCGCAGATCCTCGGTGTGGACCCGACGGCCTACCGCCAGCCGAAATACGTCACCTGCCTGGACCTTGGTGCCTGGGGCGCGGTGTACACCGAAGGCTGGGATCGTCAGGTCAAACTGACCAAACAGGAAGGCAAAGAGCTCAAGACCCAGATCAACACCGTGTGGATCTACCCGCCGGTGGCCGACCGTGACGTCGCCTGGGCGGCTGCGGATCCGCTGATTCCGATTGCCTGA